A single genomic interval of Gouania willdenowi chromosome 22, fGouWil2.1, whole genome shotgun sequence harbors:
- the slc39a8 gene encoding zinc transporter ZIP8, with protein MFSTGCFIITGLFLGFVAQSRCVTGIDRGGKGFLENILHFYGENSSISTDHLQDLLLLISHRRSQSVTEGNPLENQECPSAEQILDQFGFSNVSQLTVGHLGTICPAVLTQVLLPSCPYTRPKTLPPVHYSVWGYGFLAVTVINFASLLGLFLIPFTKKPYFPKILTYFIALAIGTLFSNAVLQLIPEALGFDPKADNYVANAVGIFGGFYLLFFMEKILKLALKLEPEHGHSHFTPTDHENSLQNGDVPSKKDSVMLTSISSISTISTNQSSPEAPQRNGTPTQDVQASPVMCHWLRGRHMGSIKTVAWMITLSDALHNFIDGLAIGASFTVSILTGFSTSTAIVCEEFPHELGDFVILLNSGMSIPQAIFFNLLSAMSCYVGLVFGILLGSTFAPNAIFAIAGGMFLYIALADMFPEMDNIAREQRQTSTKIVFFLIQNAGLLTGFAVILLITIFAGDINLG; from the exons ATGTTCTCCACAGGATGcttcatcatcacaggcctttTTTTAGGCTTCGTCGCACAGTCCCGGTGTGTGACCGGCATCGACCGGGGCGGAAAGGGGTTTTTGGAGAACATTTTGCACTTTTATGGAGAAAACTCGTCCATCAGCACAGACCATCTGCAGGATCTGCTGCTGCTCATTTCACACAGAAGATCTCAGTCTGTGACTGAAGGAAATCCACTGGAAAACCAAGAG TGTCCCTCAGCCGAGCAGATCCTGGACCAGTTTGGGTTCAGCAATGTCAGTCAGCTGACTGTGGGCCATCTGGGGACTATCTGCCCCGCTGTGTTGACCCAGGTGCTGCTGCCCTCCTGCCCCTACACCCGCCCCAAAACCCTGCCGCCCGTCCACTACTCTG TTTGGGGTTACGGGTTTCttgctgtcactgtgatcaacttTGCCTCGCTGCTCGGCCTCTTTCTCATCCCATTCACGAAGAAGCCTTATTTCCCCAAAATCCTGACCTACTTCATCGCCCTTGCCATTGGGACGCTCTTCTCCAACGCTGTGCTGCAGCTCATACCCGAG GCTTTGGGTTTTGACCCTAAAGCAGATAACTACGTGGCCAATGCAGTGGGCATCTTCGGAGGGTTCTACCTGCTTTTCTTCATGGAGAAGATCCTGAAATTGGCTCTAAAGCTGGAGCCTGAG CATGGCCACAGTCACTTCACTCCTACCGATCATGAAAACTCTCTCCAAAACGGAGATGTACCCTCGAAAAAGGACTCGGTCATGTTGACCAGCATCTCCAGCATCTCCACCATCTCCACCAACCAGAGCAGCCCTGAAGCTCCGCAGAGGAACGGGACACCGACGCAG GATGTCCAGGCGTCACCTGTGATGTGCCACTGGCTGCGTGGGCGCCACATGGGCAGCATTAAGACAGTGGCGTGGATGATAACGCTGAGCGACGCGCTGCACAACTTCATAGACGGCCTGGCCATCGGGGCTTCATTCACCGTGTCCATACTGACAGGTTTCAGCACGTCCACCGCCATCGTGTGCGAGGAGTTCCCACACGAGCTGG GTGACTTTGTGATCCTGCTGAATTCAGGGATGAGCATCCCTCAGGCCATCTTCTTCAACCTGCTCTCTGCCATGTCCTGCTACGTTGGCCTCGTGTTCGGCATCCTGCTGGGAAGCACCTTCGCACCAAACGCCATCTTTGCCATCGCCGGAGGAATGTTTCTGTACATCGCTCTGGCAGACATG TTTCCAGAGATGGACAACATCGCACGGGAACAGCGGCAGACTTCCACTAAGATCGTCTTCTTCCTGATCCAGAATGCCGGTCTGCTAACGGGCTTCGCCGTCATCCTGCTGATCACCATCTTTGCTGGAGACATCAACCTGGGCTAA
- the nat8 gene encoding probable N-acetyltransferase CML1: MTNIQIRQYRDEDAEVVKELFTLGMSEHVPSSFVHILKQPLTQMVLMCIFCALMASSKSFLLPVLAITLVLALIRLMVVKMFNSYIETCLRKDLNDIGETYLKQKDSCFWVAENDEGRAVGTVACLPAEKSPECLELKRLSVRRSYRGMGIAKNLCRTVADYSRERGYPAVVLYTSVVQTDAQKLYEHMGYVKTREFSPPDPVAKICNFTLFEYRLNFEQDKRN; this comes from the coding sequence ATGACTAACATCCAGATCCGTCAGTATCGTGATGAGGACGCTGAGGTGGTGAAGGAGCTGTTCACCTTGGGGATGAGCGAGCACGTGCCCTCCTCCTTTGTGCACATTCTCAAACAGCCACTGACGCAGATGGTGCTCATGTGCATCTTCTGTGCTTTGATGGCGAGCTCCAAGTCCTTCCTGCTTCCCGTCCTGGCCATCACCCTCGTCCTGGCCCTGATCCGGCTGATGGTCGTCAAAATGTTCAACAGCTACATCGAGACGTGTCTCAGGAAAGACCTGAACGACATCGGGGAGACCTACCTGAAGCAGAAGGACTCGTGCTTCTGGGTGGCTGAGAACGACGAAGGGCGCGCGGTCGGCACGGTGGCGTGTCTCCCTGCAGAGAAATCGCCTGAGTGTCTGGAGCTGAAACGTTTGTCTGTGCGCCGGAGCTACCGGGGAATGGGCATCGCCAAGAACCTGTGTCGGACTGTGGCCGATTACAGCCGTGAGCGTGGTTACCCTGCGGTGGTGCTGTACACCTCTGTGGTACAGACGGACGCTCAGAAGCTGTACGAGCACATGGGCTACGTGAAGACCAGAGAGTTCAGCCCCCCTGACCCTGTAGCCAAAATCTGTAACTTCACATTGTTTGAATACAGACTTAATTTTGAGCAAGATAAAAGAAATTAA